One Bacteroidales bacterium DNA window includes the following coding sequences:
- a CDS encoding aminoglycoside phosphotransferase family protein codes for MEKDLEIIARRFNISGEIIDITAVTTGHINDSYLIRTRGDSSGYFLQWINSYIFKDVKGLMKNIEMVTLHLGSKSHTSHRDGYRVLELVPALDGKTFIQDEKGEFWRMYYHIPGTHVYDVVENEAIAYEGGKAFGRFISDLADLPASELTDTIPDFHNMEKRLLAFRTSIDSDPVNRKSEISEEIRFIEERAEEMLKIPALIKNGSIPMRITHNDTKFNNILFDSSNKAICIVDLDTVMPGSVLFDFGDAIRTGANTCCEDEKDLSLVNINLPIYEAYARGFIQMTQRSLVAGEIANLAFAARFMTFIIGLRFLTDFIDGDPYFRTNYPTHNLDRTRVQFKLIEAMENNSEAMEEIIIKACQNCKGNN; via the coding sequence ATGGAAAAGGATTTAGAAATAATTGCCCGACGTTTTAACATCAGTGGTGAGATCATCGACATCACTGCAGTTACTACAGGACATATCAACGACTCGTACCTGATCCGTACCCGGGGCGATTCGTCGGGTTACTTCCTTCAATGGATAAACAGCTATATCTTCAAGGATGTAAAAGGTCTTATGAAGAATATTGAAATGGTCACTCTTCACCTTGGTAGTAAGTCTCACACTTCACACAGGGATGGATACCGGGTACTGGAACTGGTACCTGCATTGGACGGGAAAACCTTTATCCAGGATGAAAAAGGTGAATTCTGGCGCATGTATTATCATATTCCAGGCACTCATGTTTATGACGTAGTTGAGAATGAAGCTATTGCATATGAAGGAGGAAAAGCATTTGGAAGGTTTATATCAGACCTTGCCGATCTGCCAGCTTCAGAACTCACAGATACCATCCCCGATTTTCATAACATGGAAAAACGGTTACTGGCTTTCAGGACATCTATTGATTCTGATCCGGTGAATCGGAAATCTGAAATTTCTGAAGAGATCCGGTTTATTGAAGAAAGGGCAGAAGAAATGCTGAAGATTCCGGCACTTATCAAAAATGGGTCTATTCCTATGCGGATTACACATAATGACACAAAATTCAATAATATTCTTTTCGATTCTTCAAACAAAGCGATCTGCATTGTCGATCTGGATACTGTAATGCCTGGAAGTGTATTATTCGATTTTGGTGATGCCATCCGCACAGGAGCCAACACTTGTTGTGAGGATGAAAAGGACCTGAGCCTGGTAAATATCAATCTGCCCATTTATGAAGCCTATGCAAGGGGATTTATACAGATGACTCAACGCAGTCTGGTTGCTGGCGAAATCGCCAATCTTGCATTTGCCGCACGCTTTATGACATTTATCATCGGATTGAGGTTCCTGACTGATTTTATTGATGGAGATCCTTACTTCAGAACAAATTATCCAACCCATAACCTCGATCGGACCCGTGTACAATTCAAATTGATTGAAGCAATGGAAAACAACTCAGAAGCCATGGAAGAAATCATCATAAAAGCATGCCAGAATTGTAAAGGAAATAATTGA
- a CDS encoding family 20 glycosylhydrolase: MKNILTLFAFLFCIMVSFTVKAQNIRITPRPMEIKEGSGVFPLKPSTRILVDAGNKEIHQIVKLIVQKINMAGGPLLSIGEYTPEMKIKNAIVLTLQGADQTLGKEGYTLDVTTKSIVMKAISSQGLYYGMLSFLQLLPPEVESQEPVKADYVVPVVSIRDMPRFPYRGLHLDVGRHMYPVSFIKRFIDLMSMYKMNTFHWHLTEDQGWRIQIRKYPRLTQVGSTRLATAKGKTSEFDGVPYGGFYSQDQIREIVAYAADKFVTIIPEIEMPGHSVAALTAYPHLSCTGGPFQVRQEWGVADDILCAGNDSAFIFVQDVLTEVMELFPSTYIHIGGDEAPKTRWEECPKCQKRMQDEGLKSEMELQSYFIKRVERFLSSKGRRLIGWDEILEGGLAPEATVMSWRGMQGGIDAAMQNHDVIMTPTDYCYLDYYQADPATEPLAIGGMLTLKTVYSFEPTPPVLTAEQAKHILGAQGNVWTEYIKTPEMVEYMTYPRAIALAEVNWSQKDARNWDDFVQRMENQYKRLSYLGVNYSKGSMQTDITTVRDSIQHRNLVLISSETKGYPIHYTIDGTEPNALSIPYSAPFELKSSSIVKAVMVKDGEVIGQSNERNITVNQASGKPVKILKPYSFKYPGTGDQAMTDGLTGTASLKTGWQGYEGTDMEIVVDLITPSDLHKISTTFIQSIGSWVIYPVEVEFLLSSDGVSFQSAGKIETAPQPTKGKAEREFSIEFPSTKVRYIKISAKNNGVLPEWHEYKGEKCWIFCDEVIAE, from the coding sequence ATGAAAAACATTTTAACGCTCTTTGCCTTCCTATTCTGCATCATGGTTAGTTTCACAGTGAAGGCGCAAAATATCCGGATTACTCCCCGACCAATGGAAATAAAGGAAGGTTCAGGCGTATTTCCTTTAAAACCATCTACCCGGATCCTGGTGGATGCAGGTAATAAAGAAATTCACCAGATTGTCAAACTGATTGTTCAGAAAATCAATATGGCTGGAGGGCCCTTACTCAGTATTGGCGAGTATACTCCTGAAATGAAGATAAAAAACGCAATTGTACTTACCTTGCAAGGCGCTGATCAAACACTTGGTAAAGAAGGTTATACACTGGACGTTACCACGAAAAGCATAGTCATGAAAGCAATTTCCAGCCAGGGCCTGTATTATGGCATGCTAAGCTTTCTTCAGCTACTCCCTCCTGAGGTGGAAAGTCAGGAACCGGTAAAAGCTGATTATGTCGTACCTGTCGTATCCATCAGGGATATGCCTCGCTTTCCTTACAGAGGTTTGCACCTGGATGTTGGCAGGCATATGTATCCTGTTTCATTTATTAAAAGATTCATTGATCTGATGTCGATGTACAAGATGAATACCTTTCACTGGCATCTGACAGAAGACCAGGGTTGGAGGATTCAGATCAGGAAATATCCACGTTTAACCCAGGTTGGATCAACACGTTTAGCTACAGCAAAGGGGAAGACCAGTGAATTTGATGGGGTTCCTTACGGAGGATTTTACTCTCAGGATCAAATTCGTGAAATCGTAGCTTATGCTGCTGATAAATTTGTTACCATAATCCCTGAAATTGAAATGCCTGGTCATAGTGTTGCAGCATTGACGGCGTACCCACATTTATCATGTACCGGGGGACCTTTCCAGGTAAGGCAGGAATGGGGTGTAGCCGACGATATCCTGTGTGCAGGGAACGATTCAGCCTTCATTTTTGTCCAGGATGTGCTTACTGAAGTGATGGAACTTTTCCCTTCGACCTATATACATATAGGAGGTGACGAAGCACCTAAAACCCGCTGGGAAGAGTGTCCAAAATGTCAGAAAAGGATGCAGGACGAAGGATTAAAGAGTGAGATGGAACTCCAGAGTTATTTTATCAAGAGAGTGGAAAGATTCTTAAGTTCAAAAGGCCGCCGTTTGATAGGATGGGATGAAATCCTGGAAGGTGGACTTGCACCTGAAGCTACTGTTATGTCCTGGAGAGGGATGCAGGGAGGTATAGATGCAGCAATGCAGAACCATGATGTGATCATGACACCCACTGATTATTGTTACCTTGACTACTACCAGGCTGATCCGGCAACAGAACCATTGGCGATAGGTGGAATGCTCACACTTAAAACCGTCTATTCGTTTGAACCTACTCCTCCTGTACTTACCGCTGAACAAGCAAAGCACATTCTTGGAGCACAAGGCAATGTCTGGACAGAGTATATTAAGACTCCTGAAATGGTTGAATACATGACTTATCCCAGGGCTATTGCATTGGCTGAAGTGAATTGGTCACAAAAAGATGCCAGGAACTGGGATGATTTTGTTCAACGGATGGAAAATCAGTATAAGCGCCTTAGCTACCTGGGAGTGAATTATAGTAAAGGTTCCATGCAAACAGATATCACTACTGTCAGGGATTCTATCCAACACAGGAACCTGGTACTGATCAGCAGTGAAACCAAAGGTTACCCGATACATTATACGATTGATGGAACTGAGCCTAATGCATTGTCAATTCCTTATTCAGCTCCTTTCGAATTAAAATCGAGCAGTATCGTAAAAGCAGTGATGGTGAAAGACGGTGAAGTCATAGGCCAATCAAACGAAAGAAATATCACAGTCAACCAGGCTTCCGGCAAACCGGTAAAAATACTTAAACCTTATAGTTTCAAATATCCCGGAACGGGGGATCAGGCCATGACTGACGGGCTAACCGGCACAGCCTCTCTCAAAACAGGCTGGCAGGGTTATGAGGGTACAGATATGGAAATTGTTGTTGACCTTATCACCCCATCTGACTTACATAAAATCAGCACAACATTTATACAATCCATTGGATCATGGGTGATCTACCCTGTTGAAGTGGAATTTTTACTCAGTTCAGATGGTGTTTCATTTCAATCGGCTGGTAAAATCGAAACGGCTCCACAACCCACAAAGGGAAAAGCAGAGAGGGAATTTTCGATAGAATTTCCTTCAACTAAGGTCCGGTATATCAAAATCAGTGCAAAAAACAACGGTGTTTTACCTGAATGGCATGAATATAAAGGTGAGAAATGCTGGATCTTTTGTGATGAAGTAATTGCTGAATAG
- a CDS encoding DUF4838 domain-containing protein, protein MKRHSSILLLLLITLTISGSCFGQGFPLTKNGTTTSRIVLAEKPRPADLYAAELLKNYVKKISGADLQVVTDKEPVIPFEIIIGYSNRTSAQEIQTSKIKLAPDGFMIKVEAEKIFILGGEHNGSIYAVVELLEKELGCRKYSPDTEYIPSVQSIILKTKLISDQPKALFRIVNGHFCKDETYKAWQRLDDIEDVFADGYYVHTFNRLIPWEKYFQSNPEYFALMNGKRIIDQLCLSNPKVLKLAIAKLKVEMAAQPHKNLWSVSQNDNFSYCQCPQCSKIIAEEGSPAGPIIRFVNKIAEQFPDKTISTLAYQYSRQAPKLTKPRENVQIMLCTIELNRSKSIESDPGSAQFLKDIIDWGKISNHIYLWDYTVNFSNHISPFPNLHVLQPNIQFFIKNGALEHFQQSNTDKGHEFSELKNYLIARLLWNPDADADSIVNEFLNGYYGAAAPFIRDYIDLLESEYKKSGQVLDIYGSPVWNADAALSAENMAIYNFLFNKAEKAVSTHDEALQHVKVARLPIQFAAMEIGKNDMFGVRGWYQEAQGKYHLRQPMKDMLEAFYLTCKNNGVRTLSEAGLSPDDYYKSTLRFINVQVENNKAFHKKVESTPLPSPKYSKGDMSTLSNGVQGANDYKVHWLGWEALDFQLSLDLEELTTATSIHMGTLYDPKSWILHPQSVKCEVSANGKDWKESGFITVDGDQKKEEVTRTFNFTENLTNIRYIRLTVKGTKALPSWHPSAGGDSWVFVDEIVVEK, encoded by the coding sequence ATGAAGAGACATTCTTCCATCCTTTTATTGTTGTTAATCACATTAACAATCAGCGGTTCATGCTTTGGTCAGGGTTTTCCATTGACAAAAAATGGGACAACAACCAGCCGAATTGTACTTGCTGAGAAACCACGGCCGGCAGATCTTTACGCAGCGGAACTCCTGAAAAATTACGTGAAGAAAATTTCCGGGGCTGACCTTCAGGTAGTAACAGACAAAGAACCTGTTATCCCATTTGAAATTATCATCGGGTATTCGAACCGCACATCTGCTCAGGAGATTCAAACATCGAAAATCAAATTAGCTCCTGATGGATTCATGATTAAGGTAGAAGCCGAAAAAATATTCATTTTGGGTGGGGAGCATAATGGAAGCATTTATGCTGTCGTAGAATTGCTTGAGAAGGAACTCGGATGCAGGAAATATAGTCCGGATACTGAGTATATTCCTTCTGTTCAATCCATCATTCTCAAAACAAAGCTCATTTCGGATCAGCCAAAAGCATTGTTCAGGATAGTAAATGGACATTTCTGTAAGGATGAAACCTATAAAGCCTGGCAAAGACTGGATGACATTGAAGATGTTTTCGCAGATGGTTATTATGTTCACACTTTTAACAGACTGATTCCATGGGAGAAATACTTTCAGAGCAATCCTGAATATTTTGCCCTGATGAATGGCAAGCGAATTATTGACCAGCTATGCCTGTCAAATCCTAAAGTCCTGAAACTGGCTATTGCAAAACTGAAAGTAGAAATGGCAGCTCAGCCGCACAAGAATTTGTGGTCAGTGAGCCAGAATGATAATTTTTCCTATTGTCAATGCCCTCAATGCAGTAAAATAATTGCAGAAGAAGGTTCTCCGGCGGGACCTATTATCCGTTTTGTGAATAAAATTGCCGAACAGTTTCCGGATAAAACGATTTCTACGCTCGCTTACCAATACTCGCGCCAGGCCCCAAAGCTTACCAAACCCAGGGAAAATGTTCAAATCATGCTGTGCACCATTGAGTTAAACCGCTCAAAAAGTATTGAATCAGACCCGGGAAGTGCCCAGTTCCTGAAGGATATCATCGACTGGGGAAAAATCAGTAACCACATCTATCTGTGGGATTATACCGTCAATTTCTCCAATCATATATCTCCATTCCCTAACCTTCATGTTCTGCAACCCAATATTCAGTTCTTTATAAAAAATGGTGCCCTTGAGCATTTCCAGCAATCCAATACAGACAAGGGCCATGAATTTTCCGAACTCAAAAATTATCTGATTGCCAGGCTCTTGTGGAACCCTGATGCAGATGCGGATTCCATTGTCAACGAATTCCTGAACGGGTATTATGGTGCCGCAGCACCTTTTATAAGGGATTATATTGACTTACTTGAGTCAGAGTATAAAAAATCAGGCCAGGTATTGGACATATACGGTTCCCCTGTGTGGAATGCTGATGCTGCCCTTTCCGCTGAAAATATGGCCATCTATAACTTCCTTTTCAATAAGGCAGAAAAGGCTGTTTCCACTCATGATGAAGCGCTTCAACATGTCAAAGTGGCCAGGCTGCCTATACAATTTGCGGCAATGGAAATTGGAAAAAATGATATGTTTGGGGTTCGTGGCTGGTACCAGGAAGCACAAGGAAAGTATCACCTCAGGCAACCTATGAAAGATATGCTGGAAGCTTTTTATCTGACCTGTAAAAATAATGGGGTAAGAACCCTGTCTGAAGCCGGTCTTAGCCCTGATGATTATTATAAATCCACCCTCAGGTTTATCAATGTCCAGGTTGAAAATAACAAGGCATTTCATAAGAAAGTTGAATCCACCCCTCTCCCATCACCAAAATACAGCAAAGGTGATATGAGCACTCTTTCCAATGGTGTGCAGGGTGCCAATGATTATAAAGTACATTGGCTGGGATGGGAAGCCCTCGATTTTCAACTTAGCCTTGACCTGGAAGAACTCACAACTGCCACATCTATTCATATGGGCACCTTATATGACCCTAAGAGTTGGATATTACACCCTCAAAGTGTAAAATGTGAGGTCTCAGCTAATGGGAAAGACTGGAAAGAATCCGGTTTTATTACAGTTGATGGGGATCAGAAAAAGGAAGAAGTTACCCGGACTTTTAATTTTACAGAGAATCTTACCAATATCAGGTATATCCGGCTCACTGTCAAGGGTACCAAAGCTTTGCCGTCATGGCATCCTTCTGCCGGAGGAGATTCCTGGGTTTTTGTGGATGAAATCGTGGTTGAAAAATAA
- a CDS encoding alkaline phosphatase family protein — MRKCVSLLLLLFISVSVLQSQTIKHVLLIGLDGVSSEGFQYASTPVMDDLISKGCLSLKTRAVLPTVSAPNWATILSGAGPEQHGVTSNEWSMNNQPYEPTIKDDAGYFTSIFTVIKKQQPKAITGMFYDWDWIGSFINPVYLNENKFITGYQNVTSAARDFIKQQKPLFTFVYYGHPDEVGHQIGHGTPEYFQSINDVDTEIGKLITTLKETGLYASTCILVVSDHGGIGKGHGGESKIELEVPWIISGPGIAKNKILNGPNDQANTAPTIAKTLALKTPVEWIGRPNKDAFALATDPKSKTSAWVRKPFCSLKEGVYSSPQPVELKSLSPESIIYYSLDGSTPGKNSKKYTGSFTLSEDVTLNAVAVIGNNSSQVITLKFSFTEGIHSASLKTPPSSKYPGNGVNSLFDGLIGSANYKGKQWMGWEGDDFEVDIDLGEIRKIESIGLDVLQLPASWIFLPSRIEFYSSEDGIQFIEQGAYNPADVDDLRKDGPVLLARTFESLNTRYLRVKAYNTGTCPTGHPGEGQKAWLFISEVEIE, encoded by the coding sequence ATGAGAAAGTGTGTGAGCTTATTGCTGCTGTTATTCATTTCAGTATCCGTACTGCAGTCTCAAACCATTAAACATGTCCTGTTAATCGGGCTCGACGGGGTTTCTTCCGAAGGATTCCAGTATGCTTCAACACCTGTGATGGATGACCTAATCAGCAAAGGATGCCTGTCATTGAAAACCAGGGCTGTACTGCCTACTGTCAGTGCTCCGAACTGGGCAACTATTCTTTCGGGTGCAGGACCGGAACAACATGGAGTAACCTCCAATGAGTGGAGCATGAATAATCAACCCTATGAGCCAACCATAAAAGATGATGCCGGGTATTTCACCTCCATATTCACGGTAATAAAGAAACAGCAACCAAAAGCCATAACCGGAATGTTTTACGACTGGGACTGGATTGGCAGCTTTATTAACCCTGTTTATCTCAATGAAAATAAGTTTATTACAGGATATCAGAACGTAACTTCAGCAGCACGGGACTTTATTAAACAACAAAAACCATTATTTACTTTTGTCTATTATGGGCATCCGGATGAAGTAGGTCATCAAATTGGGCATGGAACTCCCGAATATTTCCAATCTATTAACGATGTAGATACTGAAATCGGCAAACTGATTACAACTTTAAAAGAAACTGGTTTATATGCATCCACATGCATACTCGTGGTATCTGATCATGGAGGTATAGGGAAAGGCCATGGGGGTGAAAGTAAAATTGAGTTAGAGGTGCCATGGATCATTTCCGGTCCGGGGATTGCAAAAAATAAGATCCTGAATGGACCTAATGACCAGGCTAATACAGCCCCGACCATCGCAAAAACCCTTGCTTTAAAAACACCTGTTGAATGGATTGGACGTCCTAACAAAGATGCATTTGCTTTAGCAACTGACCCAAAAAGCAAGACATCTGCCTGGGTTCGCAAACCCTTTTGCTCCTTGAAAGAAGGTGTATATTCATCACCCCAGCCTGTCGAATTGAAATCATTATCTCCCGAATCAATCATATACTATAGCCTTGATGGAAGTACACCCGGGAAAAATTCGAAAAAATATACCGGTTCTTTTACCCTTTCGGAGGATGTTACCCTGAATGCGGTTGCAGTTATCGGAAACAATTCCAGCCAGGTAATCACCCTTAAATTCAGTTTCACTGAAGGCATTCACTCTGCCAGTCTCAAAACTCCGCCTTCTTCAAAGTACCCTGGAAATGGAGTCAATAGTTTATTTGATGGTTTGATTGGATCTGCCAATTATAAAGGCAAACAATGGATGGGTTGGGAAGGTGATGATTTTGAAGTAGATATTGATCTTGGAGAAATCAGGAAGATTGAAAGTATTGGACTGGATGTGCTCCAACTGCCTGCAAGCTGGATATTCCTGCCTTCAAGAATAGAGTTTTACAGTTCTGAAGATGGGATTCAATTTATTGAACAAGGCGCTTACAATCCAGCGGATGTTGATGACCTCCGTAAAGATGGGCCTGTATTGCTGGCCAGAACTTTTGAGAGTCTGAATACCAGATACTTAAGAGTTAAAGCCTATAATACCGGTACCTGCCCCACCGGCCACCCTGGAGAAGGTCAAAAAGCCTGGCTATTTATCAGCGAGGTGGAGATTGAATAA